The Malus domestica chromosome 13, GDT2T_hap1 genome includes a window with the following:
- the LOC103452632 gene encoding S-adenosylmethionine synthase 2 has protein sequence METFLFTSESVNEGHPDKLCDQISDAVLDACLTQDPDSKVACETCTKTNMVMVFGEITTKANVDYEKIVRDTCRTIGFVSDDVGLDADNCKVLVNIEQQSPDIAQGVHGHFSKRPEEIGAGDQGHMFGYATDETPELMPLTHVLATKLGAKLTEVRKNGTCAWLRPDGKTQVTIEYFNDKGAMVPIRVHTVLISTQHDETVTNDEIAADLKEHVIKPVIPEKYLDEKTIFHLNPSGRFVIGGPHGDAGLTGRKIIIDTYGGWGAHGGGAFSGKDPTKVDRSGAYIVRQAAKSIVANGLARRCIVQVSYAIGVPEPLSVFVDSYGTGKIPDKEILKIVKETFDFRPGMISINLDLKRGGNGRFLKTAAYGHFGRDDPDFTWEVVKPLKWDKPQA, from the coding sequence ATGGAGACCTTCTTGTTCACATCCGAATCAGTCAATGAGGGTCACCCAGACAAGCTCTGTGACCAGATCTCCGATGCAGTGCTCGATGCCTGCCTCACACAAGACCCCGACAGCAAGGTCGCCTGCGAGACCTGCACCAAGACCAACATGGTCATGGTCTTCGGAGAAATCACCACCAAGGCCAATGTGGACTATGAGAAGATCGTTCGTGACACATGCCGGACAATTGGTTTCGTATCAGACGATGTGGGTCTTGATGCCGACAACTGCAAGGTTCTTGTGAACATTGAGCAGCAGAGTCCTGACATTGCTCAAGGTGTCCATGGTCATTTCTCCAAGAGGCCTGAGGAAATTGGTGCTGGTGACCAAGGCCACATGTTTGGGTATGCTACTGATGAGACCCCCGAGCTCATGCCACTCACCCACGTCCTTGCAACCAAGCTTGGTGCCAAGCTCACTGAGGTTCGCAAGAACGGCACTTGTGCCTGGTTGAGGCCTGATGGCAAGACCCAAGTCACTATTGAGTATTTCAATGACAAGGGTGCCATGGTCCCAATTCGCGTCCACACCGTCCTGATTTCAACCCAGCACGATGAGACCGTGACAAACGATGAGATTGCCGCTGATCTCAAGGAGCATGTTATCAAGCCTGTGATCCCAGAGAAGTACCTTGATGAGAAGACCATCTTCCATCTCAACCCATCTGGCAGATTTGTGATTGGGGGCCCTCATGGTGACGCTGGTCTCACCGGCCGCAAGATCATCATCGACACCTATGGAGGATGGGGTGCTCACGGAGGTGGTGCCTTCTCAGGCAAGGACCCAACCAAGGTGGACAGGAGTGGTGCCTACATTGTGAGGCAGGCTGCAAAGTCCATTGTGGCCAATGGACTTGCAAGGAGGTGCATTGTGCAGGTTTCCTATGCCATCGGTGTGCCCGAGCCTTTGTCAGTGTTTGTTGATTCTTATGGCACCGGAAAGATCCCTGACAAGGAGATCCTCAAGATTGTGAAGGAGACATTCGATTTCAGGCCAGGCATGATCTCCATCAACCTGGACCTCAAGAGGGGTGGCAATGGAAGGTTTTTGAAGACCGCCGCCTACGGACACTTCGGGAGGGATGACCCCGACTTCACCTGGGAGGTTGTCAAGCCACTCAAGTGGGACAAGCCCCAAGCTTAA